The following proteins are co-located in the Rheinheimera salexigens genome:
- the fmt gene encoding methionyl-tRNA formyltransferase, with translation MSQSLRIIFAGTPDFAARHLQALIASQYQVIAVYSQPDRPAGRGQQLQPSAVKQLALKHQLPVYQPKSLKTAEAQAELAALNADIMIVVAYGLILPQAVLDAPKFGCLNVHGSILPRWRGAAPIQRAIWAGDTETGVTIMQMDAGLDTGDMLAIRRCPINVADTSASLYNTLAELGPVALLETLNNLADQQQHAVVQSNDLATYANKLHKDEAELDFSKTAQQLDREIRAFNPWPVSYITLAQGTVKVWQATSEALEVNAVPGEILSADKHGIRIACQHSVLNISQLQPPGKKAMAVADFLNGRADWLVPSMIIESTSSEKSL, from the coding sequence GTGAGTCAATCTTTGCGAATTATTTTTGCCGGTACACCGGATTTTGCTGCGCGTCATTTACAAGCGCTTATCGCTAGCCAATATCAAGTGATCGCGGTTTACTCTCAGCCTGATCGCCCAGCAGGACGAGGCCAACAACTGCAACCTAGTGCCGTAAAGCAACTCGCTCTAAAACATCAGTTACCAGTGTACCAACCTAAATCTCTGAAAACGGCCGAAGCGCAAGCTGAATTAGCAGCATTAAATGCCGATATTATGATCGTCGTCGCTTATGGCTTAATTTTGCCACAAGCGGTGTTAGATGCGCCTAAATTTGGCTGTTTAAACGTTCACGGCTCTATATTGCCGCGCTGGCGTGGTGCTGCTCCTATTCAACGAGCTATTTGGGCTGGTGATACTGAAACTGGCGTAACCATTATGCAAATGGACGCCGGCTTAGATACTGGTGATATGCTGGCCATTCGTCGCTGTCCGATAAATGTCGCTGATACTAGTGCCTCTTTATACAACACTCTTGCCGAGCTAGGTCCAGTTGCGCTACTTGAAACCTTAAATAATTTAGCTGACCAACAGCAGCATGCTGTGGTGCAAAGCAACGATTTAGCCACCTATGCCAATAAATTACATAAAGACGAAGCCGAACTCGATTTTAGTAAAACCGCACAGCAGTTAGATCGAGAAATTCGCGCTTTTAATCCTTGGCCTGTAAGTTATATAACCTTAGCCCAAGGCACGGTTAAAGTGTGGCAAGCTACAAGCGAAGCACTTGAAGTTAATGCCGTACCTGGTGAAATACTGTCTGCCGATAAGCACGGTATTCGTATTGCTTGTCAGCACAGCGTACTGAATATTAGCCAACTGCAACCCCCTGGTAAAAAAGCCATGGCAGTTGCCGATTTTTTAAATGGCCGAGCTGATTGGTTAGTCCCAAGCATGATAATCGAGTCTACTAGTTCTGAGAAATCGTTATGA
- the rsmB gene encoding 16S rRNA (cytosine(967)-C(5))-methyltransferase RsmB → MSQNVRVLAAKCCFDIIDSGQSMSDALPHAQAQLDNDLDKALLQEICFGVMRYLPQLESATSQLMAKPLVKQLRPLQFLLYVGIYQLKFMRIPDHAAISETVEAARSLKGQSLTKLINAVLRNVQRHPGIFDFEDAPDPVQFNHPGWIISQLQQAYPEQWQDILLANQQKAPLWLRVNSNKITAEDYSAALTAADIEHQQPLVAMPTAIKLNQAQDVTKLPGYVEGWFSVQDGAAQYAATLLDVKNCQHILDACCAPGGKTCHILELAPQAKVTALDKEPKRLIRVEENLARLGLTATVIAADAAEPDTWWQGQLFDRILLDVPCSATGVIRRHPDIRWLRKKADIPVLVAIQQQILQQCWQLLAPGGSLLYATCSVLPAENQQQITAFLQQHADASLQVIPHQPDPTTVGWQILPNEQQLDGFYYALLVKNGKD, encoded by the coding sequence ATGAGTCAAAATGTGCGCGTACTCGCCGCCAAATGTTGTTTCGACATTATCGATAGTGGCCAATCTATGTCTGATGCCCTACCTCATGCTCAAGCACAATTAGATAACGATTTAGATAAAGCATTACTGCAAGAAATTTGTTTTGGTGTGATGCGCTATTTACCGCAATTAGAATCCGCAACCAGCCAGTTAATGGCCAAGCCTTTAGTTAAACAGCTAAGGCCGCTGCAGTTTTTGTTGTATGTAGGTATTTACCAACTTAAATTTATGCGTATACCTGATCACGCTGCCATTAGTGAAACGGTTGAGGCAGCCCGCTCTTTAAAAGGCCAGTCTTTAACTAAATTAATTAATGCGGTACTGCGTAATGTACAACGTCATCCGGGCATTTTTGATTTCGAAGATGCGCCCGACCCAGTGCAGTTTAACCATCCCGGTTGGATTATTAGCCAATTACAACAAGCTTATCCAGAGCAGTGGCAAGATATTTTGCTGGCGAATCAACAAAAAGCCCCGCTTTGGTTACGAGTTAATAGTAATAAAATTACAGCTGAGGATTATAGCGCAGCGTTAACCGCAGCAGATATAGAGCATCAGCAACCCTTGGTGGCTATGCCGACAGCAATTAAGCTTAACCAAGCCCAAGATGTGACAAAGTTACCGGGTTATGTTGAAGGTTGGTTTTCAGTTCAAGATGGTGCAGCCCAATACGCCGCTACTTTATTAGACGTTAAAAATTGTCAGCATATATTAGATGCTTGCTGTGCACCTGGCGGCAAAACCTGCCATATTTTAGAACTGGCACCACAAGCTAAGGTAACTGCCTTAGATAAAGAGCCTAAGCGCTTAATTAGGGTCGAAGAAAACTTAGCTCGGCTTGGTTTAACCGCTACCGTAATAGCAGCAGATGCAGCGGAACCCGACACGTGGTGGCAAGGCCAATTATTTGATCGGATCTTATTAGATGTACCCTGCTCTGCCACCGGTGTTATTCGCCGCCACCCCGATATTCGTTGGTTACGTAAAAAAGCCGACATTCCGGTGTTAGTTGCAATACAACAGCAAATATTACAACAGTGTTGGCAGTTATTAGCGCCAGGTGGTAGCTTGCTCTATGCTACTTGTAGTGTGTTGCCTGCAGAAAATCAGCAACAAATCACTGCTTTTTTACAGCAGCATGCTGATGCTAGCTTACAGGTTATTCCTCATCAGCCCGACCCGACTACCGTAGGCTGGCAGATCCTACCTAATGAACAACAACTAGACGGTTTTTACTATGCACTGTTAGTTAAAAACGGCAAGGATTAG
- the trkA gene encoding Trk system potassium transporter TrkA, with product MKIIILGAGEVGATLAENLVGEQNDITVVDSNADKLRALQDRYDLQVVHGHGSHPDVLKQAGAEDADMLVAVTNSDEVNIVACQVAYSIFNTPVKIARIRTTQYLKYRDQLFNKDDMPVDHFIAPEALVTNYIRRLIDYPGALQVVEFAGGKVSLVAVKAYYGGLLVGHALSTLKEHMPNIDVRVATIYRNGNAIRPLGTTIIEADDEVFFIAATKHIRAVMSELQKLERNYRRIMIAGGGNIGFGLARALEDTHSVKLIERNKERAEFLSSALDSTRVFVGDASDPELLEEENIEQIDVFIAVTNDDEANIMSAMLAKRMGAQKTMVLIKRSAYVDLLQGGEVDIAVSPQQATISALLTHIRRGDIVNVYSLRRGAAEAIEAIAHGDSSSSKVIGKAIGKLKLPPGTTIGAIVRGEEVLIAKNSTVIETNDHVILFMVDKKHISEVEKLFQVSAIFI from the coding sequence ATGAAGATTATTATTTTAGGTGCTGGTGAAGTTGGCGCAACCTTGGCCGAAAATTTGGTGGGTGAGCAAAACGATATTACCGTCGTTGATAGTAATGCAGATAAGTTACGCGCCTTGCAAGATCGCTATGACTTACAAGTGGTACATGGTCACGGCTCTCATCCCGACGTCTTAAAGCAAGCCGGCGCAGAAGATGCTGATATGCTAGTTGCTGTAACCAATAGCGATGAAGTCAACATTGTTGCTTGCCAAGTCGCCTATAGTATTTTTAATACGCCAGTCAAAATTGCCCGTATTCGTACTACCCAATACCTAAAATATCGTGATCAGTTATTTAATAAAGATGATATGCCTGTCGATCACTTTATCGCGCCTGAAGCATTAGTCACTAACTATATTCGCCGCTTAATCGATTATCCTGGAGCGCTACAAGTTGTTGAGTTTGCCGGCGGTAAAGTGAGTTTAGTGGCCGTTAAAGCTTACTATGGCGGCTTGCTCGTTGGTCATGCTTTATCTACGTTAAAAGAACATATGCCAAATATTGATGTTCGGGTCGCAACAATTTATCGTAACGGCAACGCTATAAGACCGCTTGGTACGACTATTATTGAAGCCGACGACGAAGTGTTCTTTATTGCTGCCACTAAGCATATTCGGGCCGTTATGAGTGAATTGCAAAAGCTAGAGCGCAATTATAGACGCATCATGATCGCTGGCGGCGGTAATATAGGTTTTGGTTTAGCGCGTGCTTTAGAAGATACCCACAGCGTTAAATTAATAGAGCGTAATAAAGAACGTGCCGAGTTTTTATCTAGTGCCTTAGACAGCACCCGAGTTTTTGTCGGCGATGCGTCTGATCCAGAATTGTTAGAAGAAGAAAACATTGAGCAAATAGACGTATTTATTGCGGTCACTAATGATGACGAAGCCAATATTATGTCCGCCATGTTAGCCAAGCGCATGGGGGCACAAAAAACCATGGTCTTAATTAAGCGCAGCGCCTATGTCGACTTACTGCAAGGTGGCGAAGTTGATATTGCCGTGTCGCCACAACAAGCCACCATTTCAGCCTTACTGACCCATATTCGTCGCGGTGATATTGTTAACGTATATTCTCTGCGCCGCGGTGCAGCTGAAGCGATTGAAGCTATTGCCCATGGTGATAGCAGCAGTAGCAAAGTTATTGGTAAAGCCATTGGTAAATTAAAATTACCCCCGGGCACCACCATAGGCGCAATAGTACGCGGCGAAGAAGTATTAATAGCCAAAAATAGTACCGTGATTGAAACAAACGACCATGTCATTCTATTTATGGTGGATAAAAAACATATCAGCGAAGTTGAAAAGCTATTCCAAGTTAGCGCAATTTTTATTTAA